Within the Balaenoptera acutorostrata chromosome 10, mBalAcu1.1, whole genome shotgun sequence genome, the region tctctctctattctccttctgggacccttataatgtgaatgttggtatatttaatgttgtcccagaggtctcttaaacagtcctcatttcttttcattctttttttctttattctctttcgtggcagtgatttccaccattctgtcttccagctcacttatctgttcttctgttccatttattctgctatcgattccttctagtgtattttttcatttcagttattttattgttcaactctgttttttatatcttctagctctttgttaaacatttcttgtatcttctcagtctgtgcctccattctttttccacgattttggatcatctttactatcattactctgaattcttttttgggtatgttgcctatctccacttcacttagttgttcttctggggggTTATCTTGTTATTTCCTctgccacctctttttttttttttaattatttatttattatttatttttggctgtgttgggtcttcgtttctgtgcaagggctttctctagttgcggcaagcgggggccactcttcagcgcgatgtgcgggcctctcactatcgcggcctctcttgttgcggagcacaggctccagatgcgcaggctcagtaggtgtggctcacaggccacacctagttgctccacggcatgtgggatcttcccaggccagggctcgaacccgcgtcccctgcattggcaggcagattctcaaccactgtgccaccagggaagccctgccacctctttttgtctttctgtgtttgcgttcccacaggctgcaggattgtagttcctcttgcttctggtgtctatcccctggtgggtgagactggtcttagaggcttgtgcaggattcctggtgggagggactggtgcctgcccactggtgggtggagctgggtcttttgcctctggtgggcagggccatatcaaggggtgtgtttagaggtggctACGGTCTCAGGAAggctttaagcagcctgtctgctgatgggtggggctatgttcctgccctgttggttgtttggcctgaggcatcccagcactggagccaaAGGGCTGATGGTTGGGGCCAGGCCTCAGTGCCAAAATGGTGACCTCCAGGACAGCTCACGACAATGAGTACGCCCCAGAACCTCCAccgccagtgtccttgtccccaagtgAGTTACAGTGAGCTACAGctgcctcccacctccccaggagaccctctaagaccagcaggtaggtctggtccaggatcctatgaagtcactgctttttcccctgggtcctggtgcacacaaGACCTTGTGGGCATCCTCCAAGAGTGGCATTTCTGTTAaccccagtcctgtggagttcctgcagtcaagccccgctggccttcaaagccaaatgctctggggtctCCTCCTCCTGAAGCCAGACCCCCAGACTGGGGAGCCTGACTTTGGGCTCAGaactcactcctgtgggagaacctctgcaatataattattttccagtttgtgggttgtcTACCTGGCGGGTATGGGGTTTGATTGTATCACGAATGGACCCCTCCTACCTtctcgttgtggcttcttctttgtctttggaagtagaatatcttttttggtaggttctagTCCTTTTTTGTCTATGATTGTTccgcagttagttgtgattttggtgtttttgtgagaggaggtgagctcaggtccttctactctgccatcctgTCCTTGCCCCTGGGATCTGCTTTTCTGATTCTTCTTGCTTTCTAGTAAATGCTGACCCCTGGCTGGACTGTAGCTTCATACAAGCAGAGGCCAGATAAGTCACCTTCCCATGTCCCTAGGACATGGACGGCAGAGGTTCCCTGAATGTATCAAATGAATGGGATCCAGGACTAGTCACAGGTCAGTGACATCTTGATTAAAACGTTTCCTGAAAAAGTATGTTTGTTAAACATGCAAGGCTCTGCCTGCAGCTCAAAGAAGTCCCAAGCCTCCTCCAGGCTGCACGGCTTCCAAAGCTGGTGGCTCCGGCTTCCTGACCCCAGACTCAGAACCGCACTCCTCACCCTGAGCTGGGCCTCCAGGCTTCAGAGAGCCAACAGCTCACTCTCTGGGGTGGAAGGCAGCCTCCTGTGCTCATGCTTCATGTCCCCTGGGCATTGTGGGCTGGTACTCATTTCTAACAAATACAACACGTTAAAGTTGACAGCGACGCCTGTGTGAAGGCATCTGCTCACAGACAGAATCAGTGAGCTCCGTATGGAAGCAACACAGAAAATTTTAACAGATTCAAAGTGATCTACCAATATCTTCACAGGAGAATTTCAATtgaatttttcataatttatatttccttatatcacaacatttttaattaggaaaagcaaattaaaacccaCTCAAAAATCAGGTAAAaatcatgttttccttttaattgacACCGTTTCCTCTCTCAGGTGCTACTTTGGTAATGATTAGGTCCCCACCTCTCAAGAACATTGCATCTGAACAGGCTGAGACAGAGCCAGTGTGAACACAGACCCCAAAGCAGGGCTTCTGGGATaacaagaacagaaaaaaacagcCTTTCTCTTCACTTCCAAAGGGAGTCACTCAGAGGGTCCAAAGCTCTGTTTTCCAAACGTAGAAAACCTGGAGCTCAATGCAAACTGGAAaccaaaatatatcagaaatgaagCATAGTGCTTCGTCAAATACTCAAGGTCTGATCATCCCGCCTCTTCTGTAAGGAATGGCCCCCCTCCagcatttttaaaggaagatgtttgtttctatttcactttccAACTGGGTATAAAATCTACTAAAAGGGATACAGTGAATCAGAACAAATCAGCTCACTCACAAGAGACACTCCCAGATAAAGATTTTTGGTTGCTGAGATTATTCAGCACATTATTTCAAAATGGCAAAATTCAGGACAATCTGAGAATTCAAAAGTGGCAGCTACATTCGCTGACAAGTTATGtgagacacacatacatacaacccATATTTCAGTGTATATGTCAAGGGGCCAAGACCCCTGATCAGCTCAATAAGTTATTTTGTACATTACAGTGCACAGAACAACAGAGGGAGAGACACTTTCTTGGAGAGGTTCATCCTCTCTGAAGGAGGCTGGAGCCCAGCGCCCAGGGCCCTCATTAGCTGGACCCCTCCTCTTCTTTGGTCGTGGTGGCCTCAGAGACAGCCGTTTCCTCTAATCGATCCgctggcttctcctcctcctcctggggaTAGAGGTCCGGGTACTTCTGCATGCACTCCTGCATGGCCCGGAACTGGTCTACACAGTCCGACCCCTTGACATCCTCTGTGCTGTAGTGGAAGCACGAAAAGGCCGCCTTGAACTGTTCCCCACATGGGCCGCTGGCCATGCCCCCAAGGCACGGGCAGTTCCAGTTGATGTCTCCGTTGGGCAGGATCAGTCCTGGGACGGGAAGATGGGCAAGGAAGGGTGAGAGGTGCTGCCTGAGGTTTCAGGAAAAGCAAAACCAAGACCAGTCCTCATAGGCATAACGGTAACATGAACCGCTGCCTGGCCGGCACTCACCGGTGGGCCGGCCGCTCCCTCGGGATGGGGTTCAAATGCCCGGCACAAGCCCAGCATTCCTGGCTCAGTCGGAAAGGTCACCATCAGCGACTCTCTCCGTGTGCAGCACTGCTCTGTGTCCTAAGCCGCCTCCCAGTGCTGTGGCCGTGCCTGTGCTCCAAGAACTACACAGGGAAACCGTTTAATCCAAAGCGGAAGCGACCGCTCGGATGGTTACTGAGAAGCTTTGAAAGCCCAAACACTTTAAGGAGTCAAGGTGCTGGTCTCCTCCTTTCACACAGATGGTCAGGACCCCCTGCGCCACGGACCTTCTCCTCAAGCCCCTCCCGCCCCTCAGCTGCTCTCAGCTCAGCACAGTGTGAGGGCTGGTACAGCGAGGCTGGGAGATGTCCACGGCGTGGTGGGCAGGAAACAGCGAGTGACGTGCCAGAGCACTGCGCTCCATTCTTGTAAAAACGGAAAACCATTCAAACACTCaggagaaagagaggcagaagaaagaggaaaCTCCTAGGTTCAGCCTGATGGCCGGGGAAGCGCGTGGGAACGAGGGCTGGAAAGCACACAGCCCCTCACACCTGATGGAGACGCACTCAGTGTCCTAGGAGCAGTGGTGGCCAAGGTAGACACCTGGAAACCCGGCCGCGGCCAGGGACGTTGGACTCCCACCCCCGCCCGGCACTCACCGTGCTCCTCGTACGGATCGTTGGGGTCGTCGGCCACCAGCTCCGCGTTGCTTGGAGTTTCATGGTCTTCTTTGGTCACAAATATGATTCGATCCTTCCCTAGTGTTTGGAGAACAGAGGGAGAAATGTTTCACCCAGGAGCTGTGAATCAGCCCTAAACCCAAGCAGCCACGGAAACCTTGTGTGAAGACTGTCCCGTTTGAAACCCCGACGTGAGTTCAGTGGTGCTCCCCAGGCTGGGGGCTCGCTCACTGCTGACTCTGGGGGAAGGTCTAGCAGCCGCTCCTGCATCACGTGCCTGTGACCGTACTGCGGAGGAGGAAGACGGCTCCTGCTGGCGCCACGTGCATCCTCGGGTGGGAGACGAGACGCCCCAAGCCATCAAATGCAGCTGTTCTCAGTCCCCAAGTTTGCTGACATCTAACAAACGGGTCTTCTTCCTCTGCTCAGAACTCCCATGCGCTCTGACGGCTCTGTCACTTCCCGTCCCTGTGAGCACCTGGTCCACTTGCTCCAGGCCCCTCGGGACCTGCCAGCAGGCGCCTTCAGATAACATTTCACCTATCGGGCTCCTCCGGAAGAGGCTTGGGAAAAGCACGAGGGTGACGGTAAACACCAGAGAGACGTGCCAGTGAGGACAGCggaggggacagagggaaggTACTTGGTGCTTACACCCTCCCCACACCTGTACGGGGTCTCCCAGGAGGGGTGACAGCAATGGCGGCTGACCCTCGGCACGCTCAGGACCACGGCCTGCTCCAGAACACCTGAGGGTTCTGCTCCAACACCTCCCATTCTATCTCAGAGAAGGTGGCTTGTCCCAAGTGGCCTGGGAAGGGATTGGGGCCGGGCAGCCAGGGCATGTTGAAGAACCTAAAGACCTTGGTAATTCTGGCCAGTGTTCAGAACACTTGAAAGCAGCCTGCAAAAGTGCTGCGtgctaagcaaaataaataagctgaCACAATTGCTCAGCTCAGCTCTGACAGTTTTGTTTACCAAGATCTCAGCCGGGCCCAGACCAATGGGGAGGCCGGTCTCAGGCCAAGTCAAGGCGTCCAAGCCTGCTGGGTACGGGAGGCACCTGTGGGGCTTATGAGGCCCAGAGGCCCAGCCTCACAGAACAGAAGCTGAATCAAGCTCTCTGCACGTCCACACCACTGATGGGCTCCCGAGTGACTGATGCACAGCCCCACCCAGAATGTTCCAGGTCCCTCCCACAGGCCGAGTCCTCTCAGGCACCTTCCTGGACATCCCCCAGAGAGATCGGTTACACTGTATCGAAGAATGTGATACTGTCATTtagaataagaaatatatatttggcctTTGACCCCATTCttagcacagagctcctaaaatttCAGTTTCCCAAGTGATGAGAGCATAAAGGTCTTTTTGTTGTGTTAATAGGATGACTTGGGGGAGcctgaggatgggggctggttgccaggagaaacAGCTCTgggattagagggttggaactttcagtctcaccgtgccccaccccccacaccccaccctggggaagggagaggagctggaggctGAATCAGCTGCCAGTGGctgatgatttaatcaatcatgcctatgtaatgaagcgtCCGCAAAAGCCCAAGCGGAcaggtgaacacgtggaggttcgggaagagagggcatggaagctccgcCCCTTCCCCACACCTTGCCTTGTGCGTCTCTTCCATCCAGCTCTTCCTGAGTTGtatctttttataatataatattctatccttttataataatccagcaatctagtaagtaaactgtttctctgagttctgtgagctgctctagcaaattaatccaaCGCTAGCTAGGAGGAggtcgtgggaacctctgatctacAGCCAGTGGTTAAGAAGAACAgatgacaacctggacttgtgattggcaccTGCagttggggcgggggggcggcgggggggaggggtgttgcaggactgagcccttaaactGTGGGATCTGACACCATCTCCAGGTAAACAGTGACAGATTGAGCTGAATTGTAGGACATActgctggtgtcagagaattgcttgaTGTGGGGGAAATACCCACACACTGGAATTGGAATCAGAATCGTTAACGGCAGAACATAACTGCATCTTTTACACGCTTGGGCCCTACTCAATGAGTTTCCCCACCCGTcggctcatttaatccttataccAACACCGGGAGGTGGGTATTACTAATCTCCTGTTTACAGAgagaggaaacggaggcacagagaaggtagGAAACCAGCCCGAAGGCACATAGTACGTGAAGGCAGAGCAGGAACACAAATTCTGGTCTGAAAGATCGCGAGTGTGTCACCCTGTCCGCTGCACGCCTGTCCCAGCAGGAGTGTCTGAGAGTGGACACAGGACGGACAAAAGGACAGTGCTCACCGATCCCCGAGTCCCAA harbors:
- the CHCHD4 gene encoding mitochondrial intermembrane space import and assembly protein 40, giving the protein MAYCRQEGKDRIIFVTKEDHETPSNAELVADDPNDPYEEHGLILPNGDINWNCPCLGGMASGPCGEQFKAAFSCFHYSTEDVKGSDCVDQFRAMQECMQKYPDLYPQEEEEKPADRLEETAVSEATTTKEEEGSS